The sequence TTCCGGCGCGAGATCGCCAAGCTTGCGCTCGAGCGTTTAGTGGCGGACGGCCGTATCCATCCGGCACGCATCGAAGAGGTTGTGAAAAAGACCACCGAAGAGATGGAAGAAAAGCTGGTCGAAATCGGCGAGAAAGCGCTCTTTGAGACCGGCGTCGGCGATGCGCCGCTGGAGATCAAAAAGCTGCTCGGCAAGCTCAAATACCGCACCAGCTACGGCCAGAACAACCTGCAGCATGCCATAGAAGTCTCTTTTCTCTCTGGATTGATGGCGGTGCAGCTCGGATTGGACGGCACATTAGCCAAGCGCGCCGGACTGCTGCACGACATCGGCAAAGCGATCGACCGCTATACCGAAGGAACCCATTCGCAAATCGGCGCCGAATTGGCGAAAAAATACGGCGAACACCCGATCGTCGTCAATGCCATTGCGGCGCATCATGAGGACGTGGAACCGATTTCGCCGATTGCCGTGTTGGTCAAGGCGGCGGACGCGATCAGCGGCTCGAGACCGGGCGCCAGACGCGAGGCACTGGAAACCTACATTAAGCGGCTCGAGGCGCTGGAGGCCATTGCGCGTTCGTTCAGCGGCGTCGGCAACGCCTACGCCATTCAGGCGGGCCGCGAAATTCGCGTCATGGTCGAGCATGACAAGATCGACGATGCCATGGCCGAGCAGCTCAGCTCCGACATTGCCGAACGGATCCAGAACGAGATGGAGTATCCCGGCCAGATCAAGGTCACCGTCATTCGTGAGTTCCGCGCCGTCGATTATGCCAAGTAACGGCCCCAAACGATGAACAGCCGCAAAGACATCGTCACTGTGCTTTTTATCGGCGATGTTGTCGGTAAAGCCGGTCTTGATGCTTTGACCAAGTGGCTGCCGGAGCTTAAAGCGCGGCACGAAATCGAGTTTACCATCGTCAACGGTGAGAACGGGGCGCAGGGTAAGGGACTTACGGAAGCTCTGGCAAAACAGTACATGGAGCTGGGCGCAGATGTCATCACAGGCGGCAACCATACCTGGACGCATGCCGAGTTTCGGCGCTATCTGGATCAAAGCGATCGAGTTCTGAGACCCGCCAACTATCCCGACAGCGCACCCGGCAAAGGGGCGGTGGTTCTGACGTCCTCCGCCGGAACGCCGATCGGCGTCATCAATCTGCAGGGCAGAGCGTTCATGTACGACATCGACTGTCCGTTCCGCAAAGCCGATGAGCTGATCGACCGCCTGCGCCGGCAAACGCCGATCCTGATCGTCGACATGCACGCGGAAGCGACGGCGGAGAAAAGCGCCCTTGCCTGGTACCTCGACGGACGGGTAAGCGCCGTGATCGGCACGCACACCCACGTGCAGACCGCTGATGAACGCATTCTGCCGAAAGGTACCGCCTACCTCAGTGATGCCGGCATGACCGGTCCACACGATTCAGTTATCGGCCTGGATGTTCAGGTCGCCGTTAAGCGGTTTCTTTCGGGCATTCCGGAATATTATCAGACGGCGACCGCCAACGTTCGCCTGAACGGGGTGCTGATCAAGATCGATCGCCAAACCGGGCGGGCAAAGAGCATCGAACGAATCAACCTGCCGGAGGGTAAGTGATGTCCGCGATTCTAATAGACGGAAAAGCCGTTGCGGAAAAAATTTATGCGCAGCTGACGGAAGAGGTTGCCGAGCTAAAACAGAAAGGCATCGTGCCGCGACTGGAGGTCATTCTCGTCGGTGAAAATCCCGCTTCCAAGTCCTATGTCGGCATGAAGCAAAAAGCCTGTGAGAAAATCGGCATTGCGTCGGCAACCACGCATCTGCCCGAGTCCACGCCGGAGAGCGAGCTGTTGGCTTGGATCGACCGTTTCAACCAAGACCCTGCCGTGCACGGCATTCTTGTTCAGCTTCCCCTGCCCAATCATATTTCTGAAAAAAGAATCCTGGAATCCATCCTGCCGGAAAAGGATGTCGACGGCTTTCATCCGGTCAATCGCGGCCGCCTGGCGGTCGGTGAGGAAACGTTCGTACCTTGTACGCCGGCAGGCATGCAGGAATTGTTGAAAGCGTACGACTTTAATCCTGCCGGCAAACACGTTGTCGTGGTCGGCCGGAGCGCCATTGTCGGGATGCCGTTTGCGGTACTCATGATGCAGAAAAAACCGTGGGCAAATGCGACGGTCACCGTGTGCCACACCGGTTCCGGCGACCTCTCGCGATATACGCGCCAGGCGGATATTTTGGCCGTCGCTGCTGGAAGGCCCAATACGGTCACCGGCGACATGATCAAGCCGGGGGCCGTGGTGCTGGATGTGGGCGTCAACCGCGTCGAGGATCCTTCGAATCCCAAAGGCTACAAGCTTGTCGGCGATGTCGATTTTGCTTCCGCCGTAGAAACAGCAGGCGCCATTACGCCGGTTCCGGGCGGCGTCGGTCCCATGACCATTGCCATGCTGCTGAAAAATACCGTGATTTCGTGCAAAAAATTTTGTAAATTGCATAAAGAAATGCGCCCGTAGCTCAACTGGACAGAGCACTAGCCTCCGGAGCTAGGGGTTGTGGGTTCGATTCCCGCCGGGCGTACTAAGCCCGCCGAATTGTTTCGGCGGGCTTTTTTTCTTGGCAATTAAGCATCTATTTCTTATTTTCCCGCCGTCTTTATTCTCCCTATTTCAAAATCAGNNNNNNNNNNATGAAGAACCTTATCTTGATGATGTGTCTGGCAGTGACTTTTTATTTTAGTACCGCCCGATCCGCAGAAGAGTGGGAAAACCCTGAAATCATTGCCGTCAACAAAGAGGCGCCGCACGCGGCATTTTTTCCGTTTCCGGACCGAACTGCTTCGCTGACTTTACGTCCTGAAGCTTCTACGCGCGTGCAGTCGCTGAACGGCCAATGGAGGTTCAAGTTCCTCGTTTCGCCTGATCAGGCACCGACCGACTTTCATGTGCCCGACTATCCTGATCAAAAATGGGATCTTTTGTCAGTGCCTTCGAATTGGCAGCTGCACGGCTACGGCAGGCCGCATTACACCAACATCAAGTACCCTTTTCCCGCCAATCCGCCTTTTGTTCCGCACGATTACAACGAGACCGGCTTGTACCGCACAAGCTTTACGCTGCCCGAAGAGTGGAAGGGGCAGGAGATCTTTATTCGCTTCGAAGGCGTGGCGTCGGCGTTTTATCTCTATGTTAACGGCAGCTTTGTGGGATACAGCGAAGACAGCATGCTGCCGGCCGAGTTTTGCCTTACGCCCTATGTGAAGGAAGGAAAAAATGTACTGGCCGCCAAGGTCATTAATTGGTCCGACGGCAGCTATTTGGAGGATCAAGATTTTTGGCGTCTGGGCGGCATCTTTCGCGACGTCCGGCTCATCGCCAGGCCGCAGGTTTTTCTCCGCGACTTTTTCGTGACGACCGATCTGAACAACGACTACACGGTTGCCGACGTCCGCATTCGCGCCTGGATAAGCAATCGCTCCGCCAAGAGCGCCAAGGTTCGCCTGCGCGCGACTCTGCATGAAGGATTTGACGCCGAAACCACGCTCGTCGTCGCCGCCGACCGCGAATCGACTGCGGACCTGATAGGCCGACTCGATCGACCGCGACTTTGGAGCGCTGAAATTCCGAATCTTTACATTCTCACTCTCGAGCTGTTGGATGAGAAAGGTCAAGTGCTTGAAGCGGTCTCGCAAAAAATCGGCGTGCGGGAGATCGAGATGCGCAAAGGACAGTTGCTGGTAAACGGTCGCGCCGTTTATTTCAAAGGGGTCAACC comes from candidate division KSB1 bacterium and encodes:
- the folD gene encoding bifunctional methylenetetrahydrofolate dehydrogenase/methenyltetrahydrofolate cyclohydrolase FolD, whose product is MSAILIDGKAVAEKIYAQLTEEVAELKQKGIVPRLEVILVGENPASKSYVGMKQKACEKIGIASATTHLPESTPESELLAWIDRFNQDPAVHGILVQLPLPNHISEKRILESILPEKDVDGFHPVNRGRLAVGEETFVPCTPAGMQELLKAYDFNPAGKHVVVVGRSAIVGMPFAVLMMQKKPWANATVTVCHTGSGDLSRYTRQADILAVAAGRPNTVTGDMIKPGAVVLDVGVNRVEDPSNPKGYKLVGDVDFASAVETAGAITPVPGGVGPMTIAMLLKNTVISCKKFCKLHKEMRP
- a CDS encoding TIGR00282 family metallophosphoesterase; the encoded protein is MNSRKDIVTVLFIGDVVGKAGLDALTKWLPELKARHEIEFTIVNGENGAQGKGLTEALAKQYMELGADVITGGNHTWTHAEFRRYLDQSDRVLRPANYPDSAPGKGAVVLTSSAGTPIGVINLQGRAFMYDIDCPFRKADELIDRLRRQTPILIVDMHAEATAEKSALAWYLDGRVSAVIGTHTHVQTADERILPKGTAYLSDAGMTGPHDSVIGLDVQVAVKRFLSGIPEYYQTATANVRLNGVLIKIDRQTGRAKSIERINLPEGK
- the rny gene encoding ribonuclease Y; translation: MTTMILTAVVVGVVGFIGGWLASRYIGQSKVANAEKLAEKIIADAEKEAKALKREKQLEAKDEFLRLKQNLENEIRQRRAELSKLESKLAGREQSLDRRHELLSKKEEELKSLEADLKTRLEKTAKLEAELQEKIAEENEHLEKISGLTNEEAKRILMNNLLEKAKQEAAREIKEIKDQARQAANREAKEIIVQAIQRTAADHSTETTVSVVNLPNDEMKGRIIGREGRNIRSFEQATGVEVIVDDTPEAVVLSGFDPFRREIAKLALERLVADGRIHPARIEEVVKKTTEEMEEKLVEIGEKALFETGVGDAPLEIKKLLGKLKYRTSYGQNNLQHAIEVSFLSGLMAVQLGLDGTLAKRAGLLHDIGKAIDRYTEGTHSQIGAELAKKYGEHPIVVNAIAAHHEDVEPISPIAVLVKAADAISGSRPGARREALETYIKRLEALEAIARSFSGVGNAYAIQAGREIRVMVEHDKIDDAMAEQLSSDIAERIQNEMEYPGQIKVTVIREFRAVDYAK